From the genome of Acidobacteriota bacterium, one region includes:
- a CDS encoding NHL repeat-containing protein, producing MSLPGTIKFSNGSSPTLTSTASSPGTYILTAGNPAIVVTGTWTKVSGPGTITFSNANSPTSMATASVAGEYTLRWTITGGSCPSSDDVNITYTPGPTATVTGGGTICAGNSSTVTVTVTGGTAPYTVTLDNGGGTQSGSSPLTFSVFPEDWSTTYSVESGTDALGSCITGSGSATVTVSPDFPAYAGPDQTVCGLLARLEGYSEGEPRPGTWPRMSLPGTIKFRNVNSEASMATASVAGKYTLPAGNPAIVVTGTWTKVSGPGTITFSNANSPTSTATASSPGAYTLRWTIAGGSCPSSDDVNITYTPGPTATVTGGGTICLESISTVTVTVTVTGGTAPYTVTLDNDGGRQTGPSPLSFEVETPSTTTYSVESGEDALGCTITSSGSATVTVILTTVNAGPDQTICAGTSVVLAGSLTGGATGPIWTGGGGIFVPNATTLNAIYTPSDEEIAEGITALTLRRDNLPGVCGPINDTMFIIINPVTVHAGPDQTICAGTSAILAGSCGYQANGTWSGGTGTFSPNATTRDAVYTPSAAERTAGTVTLTFTMDDPPAACGPNSDTMTITINPTANANAGPDQTICAGTSATLAGSFDGIAYGSEWIGGGGTFIPSATTLNAVYTPSSAEITAGSVTLTLLNPVGPCPGAVDSMTIFIDSCLPHIALLVADTANNRIQGFDGSNWSVIGVGTLGAGNGQFRAPEAVAFSSTGQRMYVADTGNNRIQWSTDGGVNWANFATNGVGFNQVKAPQGVALDAAGNLYVADTGNNRILRFNGGIPGMGVLLANKGTSAGQVTNPSGMVVDNKSTLFIADTGNNRVLKILNASTVISTNTGKVVASNGIGLNQVRAPQGVAVDSNGTLYIADTGNSRILRFLNGNSNNATTLALSGTQLGQVRQPEGITTSQFTSGWLAGIPIIVVGDTANNRIVGRPIGTGSWLYIGSPDNVGTGIGQFRAPSKIR from the coding sequence ATGAGCTTGCCGGGAACTATCAAGTTCAGCAATGGCAGTTCTCCGACTTTGACTTCGACGGCTTCGTCCCCAGGGACATACATATTGACGGCAGGTAACCCGGCGATTGTCGTGACCGGCACCTGGACCAAGGTGAGCGGGCCGGGAACGATTACCTTCAGCAATGCCAATTCTCCGACTTCGATGGCGACGGCTTCAGTCGCTGGGGAATACACTCTGCGCTGGACGATTACCGGCGGGAGTTGCCCTTCAAGTGATGACGTCAACATCACCTACACCCCAGGGCCGACCGCTACGGTAACCGGTGGTGGCACCATCTGTGCCGGGAACAGTTCCACTGTTACCGTCACCGTGACAGGTGGAACAGCACCCTACACGGTGACATTGGATAACGGCGGAGGGACCCAAAGCGGCTCCAGCCCGTTAACTTTTTCAGTGTTTCCGGAAGATTGGTCAACCACCTATTCCGTGGAGTCAGGGACGGACGCTCTGGGTAGTTGTATCACCGGTAGCGGGAGCGCCACGGTCACAGTGAGCCCAGATTTCCCGGCCTATGCCGGGCCGGATCAAACCGTCTGCGGCTTGTTGGCGAGACTGGAAGGCTATTCAGAGGGTGAACCCCGGCCAGGCACCTGGCCCAGAATGAGCTTGCCGGGAACAATCAAGTTCAGGAATGTCAATTCTGAGGCTTCGATGGCGACAGCTTCAGTTGCCGGGAAATACACCTTGCCGGCAGGTAACCCAGCAATTGTCGTGACCGGCACCTGGACCAAGGTGAGCGGGCCGGGAACGATTACCTTCAGCAATGCCAATTCTCCGACTTCGACGGCGACGGCTTCGTCCCCAGGTGCATACACCTTGCGCTGGACGATTGCCGGCGGGAGTTGCCCTTCAAGTGATGACGTCAACATCACCTACACCCCAGGGCCGACCGCTACGGTGACCGGTGGCGGGACAATTTGCCTTGAGAGCATTTCCACCGTCACCGTCACCGTCACCGTGACGGGTGGAACTGCACCGTACACGGTGACATTGGATAATGACGGGGGGAGACAAACCGGCCCCAGCCCATTAAGTTTTGAAGTGGAGACACCCTCAACAACCACCTATTCGGTGGAGTCAGGGGAGGACGCTCTGGGTTGTACAATCACCAGTAGCGGGAGCGCCACGGTTACCGTCATCCTGACAACCGTCAATGCCGGACCTGACCAAACCATTTGCGCCGGCACAAGTGTAGTCCTTGCCGGATCGTTGACTGGTGGCGCGACAGGCCCGATATGGACCGGCGGAGGCGGAATCTTTGTTCCGAATGCAACCACACTGAATGCCATCTACACACCGTCAGATGAGGAAATTGCAGAGGGAATAACGGCCTTGACGTTGAGAAGGGACAACCTGCCGGGAGTATGCGGGCCGATCAACGACACCATGTTCATCATCATCAATCCGGTTACCGTCCATGCCGGACCTGACCAAACCATTTGCGCGGGCACGAGTGCAATCCTGGCCGGATCCTGTGGCTATCAAGCAAACGGAACGTGGAGTGGAGGAACCGGAACATTCAGTCCGAATGCGACGACGCGCGATGCCGTCTATACTCCATCAGCAGCCGAAAGAACGGCTGGAACGGTGACATTGACGTTCACGATGGACGACCCGCCCGCCGCCTGTGGACCGAACAGCGATACCATGACCATCACCATCAACCCGACAGCCAATGCCAATGCCGGACCTGACCAAACTATTTGCGCGGGCACGAGTGCCACTCTTGCCGGATCGTTTGACGGAATTGCCTACGGCTCGGAGTGGATCGGCGGAGGCGGCACCTTCATTCCGAGTGCAACCACGCTGAATGCGGTCTACACACCGTCAAGCGCGGAAATCACGGCTGGAAGCGTAACCCTGACTTTGCTCAACCCGGTCGGGCCTTGCCCGGGAGCCGTGGATTCGATGACGATTTTCATCGATTCCTGCCTCCCGCACATTGCGTTGCTGGTGGCGGACACCGCCAACAACCGGATTCAGGGGTTTGACGGAAGCAACTGGTCGGTCATCGGAGTCGGGACCCTCGGGGCCGGAAACGGTCAGTTCCGCGCTCCCGAAGCGGTCGCCTTCAGTTCGACGGGACAACGGATGTATGTGGCCGACACCGGCAACAACCGGATCCAATGGTCAACCGATGGAGGCGTAAATTGGGCGAATTTTGCAACCAATGGAGTCGGATTCAATCAGGTCAAGGCGCCGCAAGGAGTCGCCCTGGATGCAGCCGGAAATCTTTATGTCGCCGACACCGGCAACAATCGGATTTTGCGCTTCAACGGAGGGATTCCGGGGATGGGAGTCCTGCTGGCCAACAAAGGAACTTCCGCCGGACAGGTGACCAATCCCAGCGGAATGGTCGTGGACAACAAATCAACTCTGTTCATTGCCGACACCGGCAACAATCGGGTTTTGAAAATCCTCAACGCCAGCACCGTCATTTCGACCAACACCGGAAAAGTCGTGGCTTCAAACGGGATCGGCCTGAACCAGGTCAGAGCGCCGCAGGGAGTCGCAGTTGACTCCAACGGCACGCTCTACATTGCCGATACCGGCAATTCCCGGATTCTGCGGTTTCTCAACGGGAATTCCAACAATGCAACCACTCTGGCCTTGAGCGGTACTCAACTTGGCCAGGTCAGACAACCTGAAGGCATCACCACAAGTCAGTTCACGTCAGGCTGGCTGGCTGGAATACCGATCATCGTGGTTGGAGACACCGCCAATAACCGGATCGTGGGCCGACCAATCGGCACCGGAAGCTGGTTATATATTGGTTCTCCCGACAATGTGGGGACAGGCATTGGGCAGTTCCGGGCACCATCCAAGATCAGGTGA
- a CDS encoding alpha/beta hydrolase encodes MTTRCRVAGMVFLPIFFLLLTASALGQAPTLDPTWSDAPSPRVIRAIIEDELAYLGIQDKVTAEDLDVLTRLKVKADSLMASDEERTRAYKELLTKLAQLTGAPAGFETRLDRTVQAAVGLSKGSVVLPGEFSQIEKRGSGPVPVILIPDIGLDWTVYESLMNRNAKAYTMYALTLPGAAGTPPYPRPKIRNFSHTDWWNTIEQGIVNLIKKENLSGVVLVGQQAGAYVAMKTALDHPDQIRAVVNLNGLLYSPMNSPADTTKPATHQERVQIVNSSPSLALWPNSSYSQSLQFASGFSTFYCQHEARQKLLSEMMAKTRLDVMYRYFYELMTTDLSEAAKKLSVPMLVVISSPDAKMTVPGGWNANRMQWEKFKTENPKLPLRLVTFEDTRAYATEDSPEDLDRAIGEFLAGKPVDGKMKAGG; translated from the coding sequence ATGACCACCAGGTGCCGAGTTGCAGGAATGGTCTTTCTGCCGATTTTCTTTCTGCTGTTGACCGCCAGCGCCCTGGGACAAGCCCCGACGCTTGATCCCACATGGAGCGACGCTCCGTCACCCCGAGTTATTCGGGCCATCATCGAAGATGAACTTGCCTATTTGGGCATCCAGGACAAGGTCACGGCGGAGGACCTCGATGTGTTAACCAGACTCAAAGTCAAAGCGGACTCACTTATGGCCAGCGATGAAGAACGCACCCGTGCCTACAAGGAACTATTGACCAAACTGGCCCAATTAACGGGCGCGCCAGCCGGATTTGAAACCCGACTTGATCGCACCGTCCAGGCAGCGGTTGGTCTTTCAAAAGGGAGTGTTGTCTTGCCGGGCGAATTTTCCCAGATTGAAAAACGCGGTTCCGGTCCAGTTCCGGTTATTTTGATCCCTGACATCGGTTTGGATTGGACGGTGTATGAATCGTTGATGAACCGCAATGCAAAAGCTTACACAATGTATGCCCTGACGCTTCCTGGGGCTGCCGGTACGCCCCCGTATCCGCGTCCTAAAATTCGGAATTTCAGCCATACGGATTGGTGGAACACCATCGAACAAGGCATTGTCAATCTGATCAAAAAGGAAAACTTGAGCGGTGTGGTGCTGGTTGGCCAGCAAGCCGGTGCCTATGTGGCGATGAAAACCGCCCTTGATCATCCAGACCAGATCAGGGCCGTTGTGAACCTCAATGGACTGTTGTATAGCCCGATGAATTCCCCAGCCGATACAACCAAACCGGCAACTCACCAGGAGCGAGTTCAAATCGTCAACAGTTCGCCATCACTGGCGCTGTGGCCCAACAGTTCCTATAGCCAGTCGCTCCAGTTTGCGTCTGGTTTTTCAACATTTTACTGTCAGCACGAAGCCCGGCAGAAACTCTTGTCCGAAATGATGGCCAAAACCCGGCTCGATGTGATGTACCGATACTTTTATGAACTGATGACGACTGACCTGTCCGAAGCGGCCAAAAAACTCAGCGTCCCGATGCTGGTCGTCATTTCTTCTCCAGATGCCAAAATGACGGTTCCAGGCGGATGGAATGCGAATCGTATGCAATGGGAAAAATTCAAAACTGAAAACCCAAAACTTCCACTCAGACTGGTGACCTTTGAAGATACTCGTGCCTACGCGACGGAAGACAGCCCGGAGGATTTAGATCGGGCAATTGGCGAGTTTCTGGCTGGAAAACCGGTGGATGGGAAAATGAAAGCCGGGGGATGA
- a CDS encoding response regulator transcription factor produces MTGEPAKIRTLLVDDEPLARRTLSLLLKDDPEITIIGECSNGFEAVKAIRRDRPDLLFLDIQMPEMNGFEVLEAAGPDLSSVIVFVTAYDQFAVKAFEAQALDYVLKPFDDERFEQAVKRAKSHIYQNRSADINRRLLEWLASQQMTSPPATEKALYLQRLSVKSGGRVHFLKVAEIEWIEASDQYVVLHVAGKQHLLRDSLNRLETQLDPDQFFRVHRSALVNLDFVRELELNENGDGTIVLSNRTSIKLSRSRREKFETALVRRS; encoded by the coding sequence ATGACTGGAGAACCAGCAAAAATTCGAACCCTGCTCGTTGACGACGAACCGTTGGCTCGCCGGACCCTGTCCCTCCTGCTCAAGGATGATCCTGAAATCACCATCATTGGGGAATGTTCAAACGGCTTCGAAGCGGTCAAGGCCATTCGACGAGACCGACCGGACCTGCTTTTTCTCGATATTCAAATGCCCGAAATGAACGGGTTCGAAGTGCTGGAAGCCGCTGGCCCAGATCTTTCATCAGTTATTGTTTTTGTCACAGCCTATGATCAGTTTGCGGTGAAAGCATTTGAGGCCCAGGCGCTCGACTATGTCTTGAAACCCTTTGACGACGAACGGTTTGAACAGGCTGTCAAACGCGCCAAATCGCACATTTACCAAAACCGATCAGCCGACATCAACCGGCGGTTGCTTGAATGGCTGGCCAGTCAGCAGATGACTTCGCCACCAGCAACCGAAAAAGCACTCTACCTGCAGCGCCTTTCGGTAAAGAGTGGCGGACGGGTTCATTTTCTGAAGGTTGCTGAAATTGAATGGATTGAAGCCTCAGACCAGTATGTTGTGTTGCACGTCGCCGGCAAACAGCATTTGCTTCGTGACAGTTTGAATCGGCTTGAGACGCAACTTGACCCGGACCAGTTTTTTCGCGTCCATCGGTCCGCCCTCGTTAATTTGGATTTCGTCCGCGAACTTGAACTCAACGAAAACGGGGATGGCACCATTGTCCTCAGCAATCGCACCAGCATCAAACTCAGTCGAAGCCGCCGGGAAAAGTTCGAAACGGCATTGGTGCGGCGGTCTTGA
- a CDS encoding sensor histidine kinase: MIFPSVPPAWKRQLVVCALWMIPGILIVAQVTFGPSARPRPHSWGWELFFQLLYWEPLALATPLVFDLSRRFPFEVPRRGRAFGFHLAAGIVFGFVYALVLTLVSRWAIPDPRIFESLQGFLAGYARMINFTLLFGPMVYWMLVGVGHAMVYAERLREGERQTAELQLRTSQLETQLANARLLALKMQLHPHFLFNTLHSIAALVRENDTRGAVRMIAGLSDLLRSVLDRSGNEQVPLRLELEFLEKYLEIEQIRFQDRLTVYKNIAPETLDAGVPHLILQPLVENAVRHGISKRIAASRIEINTWRENGRLCLQINDDGPGLPPDFAQAEARGLGLRNVQARLKACFGSDHDFVVETVKEGGTSALISIPFLSEQDLPRSETHTV; the protein is encoded by the coding sequence ATGATCTTCCCTTCTGTTCCTCCAGCCTGGAAACGGCAACTTGTGGTTTGTGCGCTGTGGATGATACCGGGGATTCTGATTGTGGCCCAGGTGACATTCGGCCCTTCGGCGCGCCCTCGACCCCATTCCTGGGGATGGGAATTGTTCTTTCAACTTCTGTACTGGGAGCCGCTGGCGCTGGCGACGCCATTGGTATTTGATCTCAGCCGACGGTTTCCTTTTGAGGTTCCACGACGTGGACGCGCCTTCGGATTCCATTTGGCGGCAGGTATTGTTTTTGGATTTGTTTATGCGCTGGTGTTGACCCTCGTATCACGATGGGCAATTCCAGACCCACGCATCTTTGAATCGCTTCAAGGGTTTCTCGCCGGCTATGCCAGGATGATCAATTTTACTCTGCTGTTTGGACCGATGGTGTACTGGATGCTGGTTGGAGTTGGCCACGCGATGGTGTACGCCGAACGGTTGCGAGAAGGCGAGCGACAAACCGCCGAACTACAACTGCGAACCTCGCAACTTGAAACCCAACTGGCCAACGCACGGTTACTGGCCCTGAAAATGCAGCTTCACCCGCATTTTTTATTCAACACACTGCACAGCATTGCCGCTCTGGTTCGTGAAAACGATACCCGAGGCGCCGTCCGGATGATCGCCGGACTCAGCGATTTGCTGCGGTCGGTTCTGGACCGATCAGGCAATGAACAGGTTCCACTTCGATTGGAACTTGAATTCCTCGAAAAATACCTTGAAATCGAACAGATACGGTTTCAGGATCGCCTGACCGTGTATAAAAATATTGCCCCGGAAACGCTTGATGCCGGCGTGCCACACCTGATTTTACAACCACTGGTGGAAAACGCAGTGCGACACGGTATTTCAAAACGCATTGCAGCTTCCCGAATCGAAATCAACACCTGGCGCGAAAATGGACGGCTATGTCTGCAAATCAACGACGATGGCCCCGGTCTTCCGCCTGATTTTGCCCAGGCCGAAGCCAGAGGACTTGGATTGCGAAACGTCCAGGCCCGGCTCAAGGCGTGTTTTGGTTCAGATCACGATTTCGTGGTTGAAACCGTCAAAGAAGGCGGCACCTCCGCTCTGATTTCCATTCCGTTTCTGTCGGAGCAGGATCTTCCCAGGAGTGAAACTCATACCGTTTAG
- a CDS encoding GNAT family N-acetyltransferase translates to MLNPNTCLQTKTGSCFLMLPKYQPSNMPEIHLKPIEQDDESFLFQIFAASRAEEMARVPWDDSLKRAFLWSQFQAQSEQYRIKYPTGDFSVILLDTQPVGRLYLGRLENQLRIIDLALLPEFRRQGIARKIMADLMTESRQNHKPIRIYVESFNPALPWFLKLGFQKIDGDEVYYFLEWQSGVEDIGLNPEP, encoded by the coding sequence ATGCTCAATCCAAATACCTGTCTCCAAACCAAAACGGGAAGTTGTTTTTTAATGCTCCCCAAGTACCAGCCCTCAAATATGCCCGAAATCCATCTCAAACCCATCGAGCAGGATGACGAATCCTTTTTGTTTCAAATCTTTGCAGCTTCTCGGGCCGAAGAAATGGCCCGTGTTCCGTGGGATGACTCGCTGAAACGGGCATTCTTATGGAGCCAGTTTCAAGCGCAGTCCGAACAATACCGGATCAAATATCCAACCGGAGACTTTTCTGTCATCCTGCTCGATACCCAGCCGGTTGGTCGGCTCTACCTTGGGCGACTGGAAAACCAGCTTCGCATCATTGACCTGGCCCTCTTACCGGAGTTTCGGCGGCAAGGCATTGCCAGGAAAATCATGGCTGATTTGATGACCGAAAGTCGCCAGAACCACAAACCGATTCGAATCTATGTCGAAAGCTTTAACCCGGCTTTGCCCTGGTTTCTCAAGCTTGGTTTTCAGAAAATTGATGGTGACGAAGTATATTACTTTCTGGAATGGCAATCTGGGGTGGAAGACATCGGGCTGAACCCTGAACCCTGA
- a CDS encoding GNAT family N-acetyltransferase, with the protein MSFPDFSKNPEPKLRPATDEDQPDLIEVYASTRIEEIALVGWNEAHQLVFFTMQFQAQHHFYRMQYPAAEHSVIELAGKTIGRLIVVRQESEIRLADIALLPEYRNQGIGAHITYQLIAEATTTNKPLRLQVLKHSPAVRFYQRLGFRETGSTDTHFQMEYRRIENEEYD; encoded by the coding sequence ATGTCTTTTCCTGATTTTTCCAAAAACCCGGAACCCAAATTACGGCCCGCGACCGATGAGGACCAGCCAGACCTCATCGAGGTCTATGCCAGCACCCGGATTGAAGAAATCGCTCTGGTTGGTTGGAATGAAGCCCACCAACTGGTTTTCTTCACCATGCAATTTCAAGCCCAGCACCACTTTTATCGAATGCAATACCCTGCGGCAGAACATTCGGTGATTGAACTTGCAGGAAAAACCATTGGTCGGTTGATTGTGGTTCGTCAGGAAAGTGAAATTCGTCTGGCTGATATTGCCTTACTGCCTGAATACCGGAACCAGGGAATTGGCGCCCACATCACCTACCAATTGATCGCTGAAGCCACCACCACAAACAAACCACTGCGGTTGCAGGTACTCAAACACAGCCCGGCAGTCAGGTTTTACCAGCGGCTTGGTTTTCGTGAAACTGGCTCAACCGACACCCATTTCCAAATGGAATACAGAAGAATTGAGAATGAAGAATATGATTAG